Proteins encoded within one genomic window of Theobroma cacao cultivar B97-61/B2 chromosome 7, Criollo_cocoa_genome_V2, whole genome shotgun sequence:
- the LOC18593297 gene encoding uncharacterized protein LOC18593297 translates to MDPSPVHATPSLHEHEDEWDTEGFVIPSLGIEESGKNKADASEVESSKPPSQTKIEENIYLGPHGAPPSQSRQQELNQSSRKQRFKQKLKEADRRISGTGRENKVENLRELVGGGKASPNMSKGSPRDWLDPHCNEAQFDKWYPQ, encoded by the exons ATGGACCCATCTCCAGTGCACGCCACTCCTTCACTCCATGAACACGAAGATGAGTGGG ACACTGAGGGATTTGTGATTCCAAGCTTGGGAATTGAAGAATCGGGTAAAAATAAAGCTGATGCTTCAGAAGTAGAATCCTCAAAACCTCCTTCACAG ACTAAAATAGAAGAGAACATCTACTTGGGACCACACGGTGCTCCTCCTTCACAATCAAGGCAGCAAGAGCTGAATCAATCCAGTCGAAAGCAACGATTTAAACAGAAACTGAAAGAAGCTGATAGAAGGATCAGTGGGACAGGGCGGGAAAATAAGGTGGAAAATTTGAGAGAGCTTGTAGGTGGTGGGAAAGCAAGCCCCAACATGTCCAAGGGTTCTCCCAGGGATTGGCTAGATCCACATTGTAATGAGGCACAGTTTGATAAGTGGTACCCCCAGTGA
- the LOC18593298 gene encoding cysteine synthase 2, protein MAAPVRTTAGAVVVAAAISISMAVFSYFLFFKKTSSTLHSDKKKKQTSGVVDAIGNTPLIRINSLSEATGCEILGKCEFLNPGGSVKDRVAVKIIEEALVSGELAPGGVVTEGSAGSTAISLATVAPAYGCKCHVVIPDDVAIEKSQILEALGATVERVRPVSITHKDHYVNVARRRALEANELAAKNKKASQVDGKDQDQINGCIPDQEKENPGFLSHCNGGFFADQFENLANFRAHYEGTGPEIWEQTGGSLDAFVAAAGTGGTVAGVSKFLQEKNQNIKCFLIDPPGSGLFNKVTRGVMYTKEEAEGRRLKNPFDTITEGIGINRLTENFMMAKLDGAFRGTDKEAVEMSRFLLRNDGLFLGSSSAMNCVGAVRVAKALGPGHNIVTILCDSGMRHLSKFYDAKYLSQYGLTPTATGLEFMSIK, encoded by the exons ATGGCGGCGCCTGTAAGAACAACCGCAGGCGCTGTTGTCGTGGCAGCAGCTATCTCTATTTCCATGGCTGTCTTCTCTTACTTCCTCTTCTTCAAAAAAACCAGTTCGACCCTTCACTCcgacaagaagaaaaagcaaacaagTGGGGTTGTTGATGCCATTGGTAACACCCCTTTGATTCGTATCAACAGCCTGTCTGAAGCCACTGGCTGTGAG ATTCTTGGCAAGTGTGAGTTTCTGAATCCTGGAGGAAGTGTGAAAGATAGAGTTGCTGTGAAAATCATTGAGGAG GCTCTGGTATCAGGTGAGCTAGCTCCAGGTGGAGTAGTCACTGAAGGAAGTGCTGGGAGTACTGCAATTAGTCTTGCCACAGTGGCTCCTGCCTATGGATGCAAATGTCATGTAGTCATCCCTGATGATGTTGCTATTGAGAAG TCTCAAATACTTGAAGCACTGGGAGCTACTGTCGAAAGGGTAAGACCAGTATCGATTACACACAAAGACCATTATGTCAATGTTGCTAGGAGGAGGGCGCTAGAAGCAAATGAATTAGCAGCGAAGAATAAAAAAGCCAGCCAAGTGGATGGCAAAGACCAGGATCAAATAAATGGTTGCATACCTGACCAGGAGAAAGAAAATCCGGGTTTCTTGAGTCATTGTAATGGTGGTTTCTTTGCTGATCAATTTGAAAACTTGGCAAACTTCAGGGCCCACTATGAGGGTACAGGGCCTGAGATTTGGGAGCAGACTGGTGGCAGTCTAGATGCATTTGTTGCAGCTGCAGGCACTGGTGGCACTGTGGCTGGAGTTTCGAAGTTTCTCCAG GAGAAGAATCAGAACATCAAGTGCTTCTTGATAGATCCTCCCGGTTCTGGTTTGTTCAATAAGGTAACAAGGGGAGTCATGTACACTAAAGAGGAAGCTGAAGGAAGAAGGCTTAAGAATCCTTTTGACACCATAACAGAAGGGATTGGAATCAACAGATTgactgaaaattttatgatgGCAAAGCTCGATGGGGCTTTCCGAGGCACAGATAAGGAGGCTGTTGAAATGTCAAG GTTCCTTTTGAGGAATGACGGGCTCTTTCTTGGGAGTTCTTCAGCCATGAACTGTGTTGGAGCTGTTAGAGTAGCAAAGGCTCTCGGCCCTGGCCACAATATTGTAACCATTCTATGTGACAGTGGGATGAGGCATCTAAGCAAATTTTACGATGCCAAGTATCTGTCACAGTATGGATTGACACCTACTGCAACTGGATTAGAGTTCATGAGCATCAAATGA